A single genomic interval of Candidatus Bathyarchaeota archaeon harbors:
- a CDS encoding type I 3-dehydroquinate dehydratase yields MKPRICVSIMPKTMTEFETLWIDALKSEPDYIEVRLDHLNEPVKFKEPSWKNGIIKIATDRFKCEDAERSLCEERFRNLIKTSNEGFDYVDLEVSTDNIKAKVENLRECGVKIILSHHDWKRTPEVKELKNILKNMSKIGADAYKIVTTARRLEDNLSTLNFLSQASRRFKIVCFAMGELGKISRIMSPMFGGLFTVASLKHGGETAPGQIPIDDLKTIYEKISLKLEE; encoded by the coding sequence GTGAAGCCTAGAATATGCGTCTCAATAATGCCGAAGACCATGACTGAGTTTGAGACCCTATGGATCGACGCCTTGAAGAGTGAACCGGACTACATAGAAGTCAGGCTAGACCATCTCAATGAGCCTGTTAAATTCAAAGAACCATCATGGAAAAACGGAATAATAAAGATAGCTACAGACAGATTCAAATGTGAAGATGCGGAAAGAAGCCTATGTGAAGAAAGATTCCGAAACCTCATAAAAACGTCAAACGAAGGTTTCGACTACGTAGACTTGGAAGTTTCAACAGACAATATTAAAGCTAAAGTAGAGAACCTTAGAGAATGCGGAGTAAAGATCATACTTTCACACCATGACTGGAAGAGAACGCCAGAAGTCAAAGAGTTGAAAAATATTCTTAAGAACATGTCAAAAATAGGGGCAGACGCATATAAAATAGTCACAACAGCCAGAAGGTTAGAAGACAATCTTTCAACCCTGAACTTTCTCAGTCAAGCATCTAGAAGATTCAAAATAGTATGCTTCGCAATGGGTGAGCTAGGCAAAATCTCAAGAATAATGAGCCCAATGTTCGGAGGCCTATTCACAGTAGCCTCCCTCAAACATGGAGGAGAGACCGCCCCAGGCCAAATCCCAATAGACGACCTAAAGACAATATATGAAAAGATCAGTCTCAAACTCGAAGAGTAG
- a CDS encoding aspartate kinase, translating to MMAFTQITFTSTPAQPSDREERLLSHSEGPHIENLSNNTDSKEPCGRLGRIIVAKFGGSSLADSERISKAAKSVAEEVSRGVKVAVVVSAMGKTTDVLMEILQNSGRGVEKHDIDDILSMGERTSVRVFAAALKSEGLKVKYFDPHDDDWPIITDDNFSNANPILEECKQRIREYVQPLLLNGVTPIIAGFVGRTKTGKISTIGRGGSDTTAFILAQALGAEEVVLVTDSEGIMTADPKIVKEAKRLENIDVNVLVQLADSGKKFIHRKALRHKDPKIDVRVINLMKGDLEAEGTRITGSISSELEVEQVIEEKASMLTFVGRGMSRNPKIISELAEDVEKHTELLGISANSDSIILYIKEKEDREQLCRRLHETMLKHKQAISMNIKTGLAYLRVKGVGLEETPGLIGKISEALRINEINIFGILTITSSILIFISYEEKEKATTLIKRALGVS from the coding sequence GTGATGGCGTTTACACAGATCACATTTACGAGTACACCTGCCCAGCCCAGTGATAGAGAAGAAAGACTGCTCAGCCATTCTGAGGGCCCACACATAGAAAATCTTTCTAACAACACCGACAGTAAAGAACCATGTGGAAGACTTGGCAGAATAATAGTTGCCAAGTTCGGCGGTTCAAGCCTAGCAGATAGTGAGAGAATAAGCAAGGCAGCTAAGTCTGTAGCCGAGGAAGTGAGTAGAGGAGTAAAGGTCGCCGTAGTAGTCTCTGCAATGGGGAAGACAACAGACGTGCTTATGGAGATTCTACAAAACTCAGGCCGAGGCGTCGAGAAACATGATATAGACGATATTCTCTCTATGGGGGAGAGGACGAGCGTAAGAGTATTCGCAGCCGCCTTAAAATCTGAAGGATTGAAAGTAAAATATTTCGACCCCCACGACGACGACTGGCCTATAATAACCGACGACAACTTCTCAAACGCAAACCCGATCCTTGAAGAATGCAAACAGAGAATAAGAGAATATGTGCAGCCACTCCTACTGAATGGAGTCACACCTATAATAGCAGGATTCGTAGGCAGGACTAAAACGGGAAAGATAAGCACCATAGGCAGGGGAGGAAGCGACACAACAGCATTCATCCTAGCCCAAGCATTAGGCGCAGAAGAGGTTGTACTCGTCACAGATTCAGAAGGGATAATGACCGCAGACCCAAAAATTGTAAAAGAAGCGAAGAGGCTTGAGAATATAGACGTAAACGTTCTCGTTCAACTTGCAGATTCAGGTAAGAAATTCATACATAGGAAAGCCCTCAGACATAAAGACCCTAAAATAGATGTGAGAGTAATCAACCTGATGAAGGGAGATTTAGAGGCTGAAGGAACAAGGATAACAGGCTCAATATCCTCAGAGCTTGAGGTTGAGCAAGTCATCGAAGAAAAGGCGTCGATGCTAACATTCGTGGGAAGAGGAATGTCGAGAAACCCAAAGATAATCTCAGAACTCGCTGAAGATGTTGAAAAACATACCGAGCTACTCGGTATCTCAGCGAACTCAGACTCAATAATCCTCTACATCAAGGAGAAGGAAGACCGAGAACAGCTCTGCCGGAGACTGCATGAGACCATGCTCAAACACAAGCAAGCCATATCGATGAACATAAAGACAGGCCTCGCCTATCTGAGAGTCAAAGGCGTCGGGTTGGAGGAGACACCTGGACTCATAGGAAAGATATCTGAAGCCCTCAGAATCAATGAGATAAACATATTTGGAATATTGACGATAACATCAAGCATATTGATCTTCATCTCCTATGAGGAGAAGGAGAAAGCAACCACCCTCATCAAAAGAGCATTAGGGGTGAGTTAG
- a CDS encoding 2-amino-3,7-dideoxy-D-threo-hept-6-ulosonate synthase — translation MNIGKSRRLRRIFREDNKTVIIPMDHGVTVGPVQGLKDMRSIVNKLNMGGVDAILIHKGIAKNIEVGRAGLIIHMSGSTSIGPDPLWKCQVCTVLEALKLGADAVSVHINVGAPREHEMLMKLGRVSEECDDLGVPLLAMMYPRGPTIKSEHAPEVVGHAVRLGAELGADIVKTNYTGDPDSFREVISSCPVPVVIAGGPKTESVREFLKMVYDSMRAGASGISIGRNVFQHERPESMAKALVAIVHEGASVEKAVEIASGKS, via the coding sequence TTGAACATAGGAAAATCTAGAAGGTTAAGGAGAATATTCAGAGAAGACAACAAGACAGTGATAATACCAATGGACCATGGAGTAACAGTTGGGCCAGTCCAAGGCCTCAAAGACATGAGAAGCATAGTAAACAAACTGAACATGGGGGGAGTCGACGCCATCCTCATCCATAAAGGAATAGCGAAAAACATCGAAGTCGGAAGAGCCGGCTTAATAATACACATGTCTGGAAGCACCTCGATAGGGCCTGATCCACTTTGGAAATGTCAAGTATGCACCGTCCTCGAAGCATTGAAACTAGGAGCAGACGCAGTCTCAGTACATATAAACGTAGGAGCACCAAGGGAACATGAAATGTTAATGAAACTCGGAAGAGTCTCTGAGGAGTGCGACGATTTAGGAGTACCCCTACTTGCAATGATGTATCCCAGAGGACCGACAATCAAGAGTGAACATGCACCTGAAGTAGTGGGACACGCAGTCAGGCTAGGAGCCGAGTTAGGCGCCGACATAGTAAAGACAAATTACACCGGAGATCCAGATAGTTTCAGAGAGGTCATATCAAGCTGCCCAGTCCCAGTCGTAATCGCTGGAGGACCAAAAACAGAGAGTGTAAGAGAATTCCTAAAGATGGTATATGACTCGATGAGGGCAGGAGCCTCAGGAATATCAATAGGCAGAAACGTCTTCCAACATGAGAGACCTGAATCGATGGCTAAAGCCCTAGTGGCAATAGTCCATGAAGGTGCCAGCGTAGAAAAAGCAGTTGAAATAGCAAGTGGAAAATCTTGA
- a CDS encoding 3-dehydroquinate synthase II (catalyzes the formation of 3-dehydroquinate from 3-deoxy-aribino-heptulonate 7-phosphate), whose protein sequence is MKELWIEITENLPSTVKTDLIRAASESADVILISDSESQTTKIHGKPIAGPFENADIRIINLQKVEDIPTTKRDNIAARVIVTRGEDEAKAEYAARLVRYIILKCIDWKTIPLENLIAKLRRKSKIIMEVDTIEDARLALETLQLGADGVVYKPRTREEITQIAEIVRRSPVKITLSEAEIVNMKPLGVGARACIDTCDLLNPREGLLVGSQSSGLFLVESETFENPHVEPRPFRVNAGSVASYTLVSPERTKYLSELRCGDEVMIVDFKGKTRTVNICRVKIEWRPMVMITAKCEGRNMNVILQNAETIRLVTSEGSVSVSEVKPGVKVLVRSEAGGRHFGTLVEEESVIER, encoded by the coding sequence TTGAAAGAACTATGGATTGAAATCACCGAGAACCTACCGTCAACAGTCAAGACAGACCTGATAAGAGCAGCATCAGAATCAGCAGACGTCATCCTAATCTCCGACAGTGAATCTCAGACTACAAAGATCCATGGAAAACCTATAGCAGGACCTTTTGAAAACGCAGATATAAGAATAATAAACCTACAGAAGGTCGAAGATATTCCAACAACGAAAAGAGACAACATCGCCGCCAGAGTCATCGTAACAAGAGGCGAAGACGAGGCTAAGGCAGAATATGCAGCGAGACTAGTAAGATACATCATCCTAAAGTGCATAGACTGGAAGACCATTCCATTAGAGAATCTGATAGCCAAACTGAGAAGAAAGTCCAAGATAATCATGGAGGTAGATACTATTGAAGATGCAAGACTGGCCCTTGAAACATTGCAGCTCGGAGCCGACGGAGTAGTCTACAAACCAAGAACAAGAGAGGAGATAACCCAGATAGCTGAGATTGTTAGAAGATCCCCCGTCAAGATCACACTCTCAGAAGCCGAGATAGTGAATATGAAACCTTTAGGGGTTGGAGCAAGAGCCTGCATAGACACATGCGACCTCCTCAACCCCAGAGAAGGCTTACTTGTCGGAAGCCAATCCTCAGGCCTATTTCTCGTTGAGTCAGAAACATTCGAGAACCCCCATGTCGAACCGAGACCTTTCAGAGTCAACGCCGGCTCAGTCGCCTCATACACCCTAGTATCACCCGAGAGAACAAAATACCTCTCGGAACTCAGATGTGGAGACGAAGTCATGATCGTGGATTTCAAGGGAAAGACTAGAACAGTCAACATATGCAGGGTGAAGATAGAGTGGAGGCCGATGGTGATGATCACAGCAAAGTGTGAAGGCCGAAATATGAATGTCATCTTGCAGAACGCAGAGACCATACGCCTAGTCACATCAGAAGGATCTGTCTCAGTATCTGAAGTTAAGCCAGGCGTGAAGGTCCTGGTCAGAAGCGAAGCTGGAGGAAGACATTTCGGAACCCTAGTTGAGGAGGAATCGGTGATAGAGAGGTGA
- the aroA gene encoding 3-phosphoshikimate 1-carboxyvinyltransferase encodes MVNAIIHGGNNLTGRVEAPGSKAHTHRTFIASLLSEGESKISGALESDDIEATIRAVEAFGAKVERTSEHTIISSNGRIETPKNPVECGESGATLRFIIPIAALATGDTRICFSGTLRRRPLQPYLESLTQIGVDARLEGEGKVKVRGGGIEGGKIELRGDISSQFISGILFATPKAERDTELILTTPLESSSYVDLTINILEKHRVKIFKIGSRGYWIKAGQRYIPFNHRIPGDFSSAAYILAAGAVAGSNVKVTNLDLDSLQSDRAILDILKSAGAELKISNQEVEVSRSRLSAFELDATDCPDLVPACTALASFAEGETTIRNAGRLRFKESDRLAALRIELGKMGVKIMETEDGLIVQGQKRLHGAEINPHNDHRIAMACAVVALGIKDQTVITNMECVKKSYPRFFEDIASLGADVVEQ; translated from the coding sequence TTGGTGAACGCTATAATTCACGGTGGAAACAACCTGACAGGAAGAGTTGAAGCACCAGGGTCTAAAGCTCACACCCACAGGACATTCATAGCCTCACTCCTATCAGAAGGAGAGTCGAAAATAAGTGGAGCCCTAGAATCAGATGACATTGAAGCAACCATAAGAGCCGTCGAAGCATTCGGGGCTAAAGTAGAAAGGACGAGCGAGCACACAATAATATCCAGCAACGGAAGAATCGAAACACCAAAAAATCCTGTAGAATGTGGAGAGTCAGGAGCAACCCTACGTTTCATAATCCCCATAGCAGCCCTAGCCACCGGAGACACCAGAATATGTTTCTCAGGAACCCTGAGGAGGAGACCACTACAACCGTACCTAGAATCTTTGACGCAGATAGGAGTCGACGCCAGACTCGAAGGGGAAGGAAAGGTAAAGGTCAGAGGAGGAGGGATTGAAGGTGGAAAGATTGAACTCAGAGGAGACATAAGCTCACAATTCATCTCAGGAATATTATTTGCAACACCAAAAGCTGAAAGAGATACAGAGCTGATTCTCACAACTCCCCTCGAGTCCAGCAGCTACGTAGACTTGACCATAAATATCCTTGAAAAGCACAGAGTAAAAATATTTAAGATCGGCTCAAGAGGCTACTGGATAAAGGCTGGCCAGAGATACATACCCTTCAACCACAGGATCCCAGGAGACTTCTCATCAGCAGCCTACATACTGGCGGCAGGAGCTGTGGCAGGATCAAATGTCAAAGTAACAAACCTCGATCTAGACTCACTCCAAAGCGACAGAGCCATACTCGATATTCTGAAAAGCGCAGGAGCAGAACTCAAAATTTCAAATCAGGAAGTGGAAGTTTCAAGAAGCAGATTGTCAGCTTTCGAACTTGACGCAACCGACTGCCCAGACCTCGTACCGGCATGCACCGCACTAGCCTCATTCGCAGAGGGCGAGACAACCATTCGAAACGCCGGAAGACTCAGATTCAAAGAGTCGGACAGGCTTGCTGCTCTAAGGATCGAGCTTGGAAAGATGGGGGTGAAGATAATGGAGACTGAGGACGGCTTAATCGTTCAAGGCCAAAAGAGACTACATGGCGCAGAGATCAATCCACACAACGACCATAGAATAGCAATGGCA
- a CDS encoding shikimate kinase, translating to MNKIPTAAEAIAYGAVTIVNAIPAGKGAALGIDLWTKAKVELTDKPGIYDVKIKSEPWEDTRLSEKAVEKTLQYLRLHRKYGAEVTTESTIPIARGLKSSSAAANAIVTATAAAAGRNIPKMKIVELGVEAAIEAGVTITGALDDASASFYGNIVLTDNLKRRIVKRMKVKERVAVLLHIPPHKRYTKNIDLQKMKAIAHISEKAFEEAEKGNVWTAMTINGLGCAAALGEDASIIVEALKAGALAAGISGTGPALSVVVKKERAKEVYGILERVEGKVIHTSVNHREAGVVKYW from the coding sequence TTGAACAAGATACCTACAGCAGCAGAGGCAATTGCATATGGAGCAGTTACGATAGTGAACGCTATCCCAGCCGGAAAAGGCGCTGCACTTGGCATAGACCTATGGACCAAGGCCAAGGTTGAATTAACGGATAAACCAGGCATATACGACGTCAAGATAAAGTCTGAACCATGGGAAGACACAAGGCTATCGGAGAAAGCCGTGGAGAAGACACTCCAATATCTGCGACTACATAGAAAATACGGTGCTGAAGTCACAACAGAATCAACCATACCAATAGCGAGAGGACTGAAGAGCAGCAGCGCAGCGGCAAACGCAATAGTCACCGCAACCGCAGCTGCAGCAGGAAGAAATATTCCCAAGATGAAAATCGTGGAGTTAGGAGTTGAAGCAGCTATTGAGGCAGGTGTGACTATCACAGGAGCCCTCGACGATGCCTCTGCCTCATTCTATGGAAACATAGTTCTCACAGATAATCTGAAGAGAAGAATAGTCAAGAGAATGAAAGTCAAGGAAAGAGTCGCTGTCCTACTCCACATCCCCCCACATAAGAGATACACGAAGAACATAGACCTACAAAAGATGAAGGCTATAGCACATATTTCAGAGAAGGCATTCGAAGAAGCAGAAAAAGGAAACGTTTGGACTGCTATGACGATAAACGGGCTAGGATGCGCAGCAGCCCTAGGAGAGGATGCGTCGATAATAGTAGAAGCATTAAAGGCTGGAGCCTTGGCTGCAGGAATCTCAGGGACAGGCCCAGCCCTATCAGTAGTCGTGAAGAAAGAGAGAGCAAAAGAGGTGTATGGGATACTTGAAAGGGTTGAAGGAAAAGTGATCCATACATCCGTCAACCATCGGGAAGCCGGAGTTGTAAAATATTGGTGA
- the asd gene encoding aspartate-semialdehyde dehydrogenase, which translates to MLKAAILGATGIVGQKFIELLHHHPWIKIEAVAASEKSVGLQYSKAVKWKLQTEIPEEVRELEVLPVDTRSIKNIDVIYSALPSEEAGRIEEDFAKKGHMVFSNASSHRMDEDVPILNPEVNFQHSEMVKEQRKRRGWSGCIVTNPNCTTAILTLSLKPIKEEFGIKRVIVSTMQAISGAGYPGVPSMDITDNVIPFIRNEEEKVKNETLKILGDPWKPADFKISASCHRVNTIDGHLEAVFIQTQKKTDSKTLSEIMARFQGEPQRLDLPTAPKNPIVVRHEDDRPQPRLDRMEGKGMSVVVGRIREDPDLEGVKYLVLGHNIVRGAAGCSILNSEYFKAAGYI; encoded by the coding sequence GTGTTGAAGGCAGCTATTCTAGGAGCCACAGGAATAGTAGGCCAGAAATTCATTGAACTACTCCACCATCATCCATGGATCAAGATAGAAGCCGTCGCCGCCTCAGAGAAAAGTGTCGGACTCCAATACTCAAAAGCAGTTAAGTGGAAGTTGCAAACAGAAATCCCTGAAGAAGTCAGAGAACTAGAAGTCCTACCCGTAGATACTAGATCAATAAAAAACATCGACGTAATCTATTCAGCCCTACCTTCAGAGGAGGCTGGAAGAATCGAGGAGGATTTTGCGAAAAAGGGCCACATGGTCTTCAGCAACGCATCATCACATCGAATGGATGAAGATGTACCAATCCTCAATCCAGAGGTTAACTTCCAACATTCAGAAATGGTAAAGGAACAGAGAAAGAGAAGAGGATGGAGCGGATGCATAGTGACAAATCCAAACTGCACAACAGCAATACTGACCCTATCCCTGAAACCTATCAAAGAAGAATTTGGAATAAAGAGAGTAATAGTATCAACTATGCAAGCGATCTCAGGAGCCGGATATCCAGGCGTCCCCTCAATGGATATAACAGACAACGTAATACCATTCATAAGAAATGAGGAGGAGAAGGTGAAGAACGAAACACTGAAGATTCTAGGCGACCCATGGAAACCTGCCGACTTCAAGATCTCAGCGAGCTGTCACAGAGTCAACACCATAGACGGACATTTAGAAGCAGTCTTCATACAGACCCAGAAAAAAACGGATTCAAAGACACTCTCCGAGATTATGGCTAGATTCCAAGGGGAGCCGCAGAGACTAGACCTACCAACCGCCCCCAAGAATCCAATAGTGGTCCGCCACGAGGATGATAGACCCCAACCGAGACTCGACAGAATGGAAGGTAAAGGAATGTCGGTTGTCGTAGGCCGAATCAGAGAAGACCCAGACCTAGAAGGAGTCAAATATCTAGTCCTAGGCCACAACATCGTCAGAGGCGCCGCAGGATGCTCAATCCTAAACTCAGAATACTTCAAGGCAGCAGGCTACATTTAG